The DNA region tttataatattaaagattCATTAAGGTTTTTCCCATTGAAATGCGTATCAACCTTTTTTAAAGTGctactattaagaaaaattttggagaaaattcTAGTCTCTATACTATTCTAACAGACTATCCTTTGTCATCTTAGCTGagctcaaaattataaagtaattggccctttaaattttaacaaggaTCGACTGCTCAACGACGTTGATaagttgtttataaaaaatctaaaccttaaaattacaattctatGGTATATGATTCCAGGTTTTGGCGAATGAGTTTTGGATGTTATGCAGGGTTATTTGTTTATGAACACcgttaatgcatatttttagaatccttatgaAAAAGGAAATCGAAAAGTCTACTTTATTGAGGGTcgcaaataacaatttaatctaGGAAACAAATTATCGAAATTGGACGAATCACTTTGGTGGAAAGTGGTGTGAAAAGCATgaaaacctgtttgattaccTTCTGAAACTTGAAGGTGTTGTGTTACTAATAATTGCTTTTCAACTTCTTCAAGTGATCAGACAGGTTGCAGCATTTTTAATTCCTCTTTTTTTGTAGTGATTTGCCAAAAttggaaaatagttttttctttcatcgcttagttattgaaaaacatttttttacttcgctttcgacaagaattttaaaattattcattaaaggCGGTCACTACAGAACACCTAGCATATtccttttcattaataaattttacgcGTTTCTGTTCCCGCATACAAATAACTTATCAGCACTGCCAAACttcagttgaaaataaaaatcatgcttaTTATGGTCaaacaaagaaaacatattttaaaaaattttaaagaaagaagaattTACTTACTTTCTAGTTTGTGCCCTACATCATTCAATTCTCGCAGCTTATGATTANatgcatatttttagaatccttatgaAAAAGGAAATCGAAAAGTCTACTTTATTGAGGGTcgcaaataacaatttaatctaGGAAACAAATTATCGAAATTGGACGAATCACTTTGGTGGAAAGTGGTGTGAAAAGCATgaaaacctgtttgattaccTTCTGAAACTTGAAGGTGTTGTGTAACTAATAATTGCTTTTCAACTTCTTCAAGTGATCAGACAGGTTGCAGCATTTTTAATTCCCCTTCCTTTGTAGTGATTTGCCAAAAttggaaaatagttttttctttcatcgtttagttattgaaaaacatttttttacttcgcTTTCGACAagaatttataacatattttaaaacatattttaaaaaattttaaggaaagaaGAATTTACTTACTTTCCAGTTTGTGTCCTACATCATTCAATTCTCGCAGTTTATGATTATCTAAagcaaatatgaaatttaataagataatgacaaaaaatattgataattcaATTCCTATTTCGAAGATTAATTCAAtgctagatattttttttttagtccttTTTTAGAGCTGCCTAAATTTTAACGATACTCAATCTCATGCATAGTGtggaaatgaattaataaaaatttactgattattaaatttattagctCGATCACACAACATGTGAAttcaaatgttaatatttaataatgttaatataaaaaaaacgctaacataaaaatataaatattagtgaGATTACAATTATTCGAATATAACTTGCAATGTGCCATTACATTCGcggtgtttaaataaataaatttaataatattattggcaaccgaaattttttttataagtttacaaatccatacatattattattttttcatatgtttgctaattagtttctttttacacgcgttataatattgttttattttaactttaaaagccTCTTATATAGGCTCGCTTCGCAAGGCATTCTTGATAgagttaataaataaagcaagaaaagaatgaaaaaagaaatgatacaAATCGCCTAATCagcaatttaattatcaataatttgaCAGTCAACACAAccacattttatgttattttttaaaattctttttatattcaaatttaatcattagttaaataacaaattcCTTGTATAAGATTTTGTTGTTAACTTCATTGATTTCGTTCACTATTTCTTGAGTTATTCTCATAAATGCGTTTTTTTGCCTTAGCAATTGTATCAGTTAAGTGTTTGGgtcaatttttgaatataaaataaaagtgttataaaatttattaaatggaatgaaatacctgcttcaattttttcttctaatgaatgtcttattttagttaaatcttGTAGATAGTTCTGCACATTACTTTgctctgaaatataatttttatagatgaatgtatgtattataatttttcagcaatattttgaattcatgaaagtaaatatattgttttctaaCATTCTGttgtgaaaaatctaaaaacttatATATGCTAATGCTTATCCACTGTCATAACCGCAGCTGAATATACTTGAGGAATAAGAGCGCTCTATCATTTccttaaatatgtaaattatacagaataaaaactacataaagaatttttttttttctttttttgtaaaattttgcaaagaaaaatataggaTCAAGCAAAActaatgtaatgaaataatcTTAACACTTAACTATAGATTCTGggattaaaagggaaaaaatgtaaagagcgcaaaaaaaaataaataaataaaataaaaaatggagtcTGAACGgaaactgaataacttttgatccaatgatcgaatcttcacgtcCTAAGGGCTCGAGGAGGTGACCTCaagtatgcaaattaataagGGCAGATGatctttttaagttacgaaatcagacacaaaaactttctctgaataaacgtacctCTTTTTCGATGGTTTCAGATTTCTGAACCCATCGAAAATAACCGTAATCTAGAAATTATGGTCCCAGTTTGGTCAGAAAACAGTTGGTCAGAAAAGAGCTGTAAAGTTTGAATGTTAATAATACTCTTTGCGTATTTCATTATATCTCGAGAGCCTTgttataaaattggaaaatctttgcacagaattataaagttcatttatccaaaaataattccatgcaaaaaataacctttattaaatatttattattattttatttactagtggtcgaaaaaaaatttaattttaaggtataaaatttttgtatcattctaaagaatataattttacacggaaaaatacaaaatttgagcaaaatcggtcaaatagctcctgagaaattgaatttctgaAAAGTCATATGTTCCAAGTTCTATTTCTCAGGAACAATTCGAgagattttgctcaaattttctattttggcATGTAaagttatattctttaaaataatgcaaaaaattgtataccttacaattcaaaatattttggaccaacattaaataaaataatagaaactaatgaatgtttaataaagattatttttttgcattgaattatctttggaattttataattgtgtctGTGtgcaagaatttttcaattctattaaaaagttctcgagatataacGAAATACGAGGTATAACTAATCTCGAGATATAACTAACTGAACCATAATTTCCAAACTGCGGCTACCCCTCATATTTTGGGGGACGAAAGTCTGAATCAGtcggaaaaaaaaggtatgtttatgtttatttagagtaagtatgttttgtgtctgatttcgtaactgaGAATATCGTCTGATctcattaattagcatatttgaggtcaccccttgaGCTATTAAGATAGAGTCCTGGATGGTAAAGATCCgatgattagatcaaaagttattaagggtggtctgtttttttcttctccgtgccgtaatttaatttttatttttctttctttctttttgtctatctttttattaacatgaaacttaataaataaacaaatgaataaataaacatgtaaaCATAAACTAATACAGAATTGATTGTTCATTGACTCTATATATACTATTTCAAATTGAACTTAAACACCCTCTTGTACCTGTATTATTAGTTAGGCAACAGTAGATATCTAAAAAAAGGATAGGGAATACTTTGTGCTATGTaaactaaagaagaaaaaaaacatgaatgaagcaaaaatgaaagtacaaaaatagacacaaataaaagtaaatagcacagaaataaagagataaaataatagAGAGCACAAAGGAAAGTAGAGAATAACatgtccatttctgtacttCCATTTGCGCTtaattctccatttttttttcttttttttttctatttaagtctgctaaagataaattcaaaacttttatttcctaaattacGCAAAAATtctaactgaataaaatattattagaatcaTTTACCCaagctaataaaatattgcCCTGAAATATCTCCCTCACCCGAAATTTAATCATTCaaccaaaaacattttgtatgaATTTGTGATGAATGTATagtatcatatatatatattttttttataaaacaaacgGAAATCTCGGAAAATTGAcgtttttaaagcttttttcattatcttcataatttcgatacttgctaatatttttttatttgattattttctgtGCAGTTTGACCAAACCTAATCTCTTAAGATCGTACTCATGAGAAAAGTTACTTATATCTTTAGGTCATGAGATCGATCGGACAATGAAAAGCAAACCTCCAAGTAAAGTACTATACTCATTTCATTTGtgctcaacttttttttaacaattaactcaaataagtttcataagcaaaatctattttatgcCTTTCttggccttttttttttaaagaaatttattttgctatcaaATTAACACTCCCTATTTTgaacctaattttttttgagaatatgCATTTTAGgaaagtaaattgtttttttaatattaaaagaaaaatgtctataataaataaatacaaaatttcgatagaatttttaagaaaaattcaataaataatttataaattttagaaaattatactCTATTTCTTGCAAAATGCTTCCCAGTTAAGGTCGCTGAATAatacatttaacaattttttttataaaattcaattgttcAACAATTGCGCTTATAGCAAGCGTTTGAAAATCagaggaagaaaataattttaaaaaatcaaatgccgaaaaatcatttcaaatggatactatcataaaaaaataaataaataaacacgacagttccaaaaatttaaattcttttacccAATTCAAGGTTTTCAATCAAGTTACGCATGGTTCCAAAAGCGTTATTTTCTTGTTCCTCCAtgataagaaaaatagtttacaaTAGTCAAacactgaaagaaaaaatagaatacaaaattcgaaaaaaaaaacctttttggttttaaataacacaaataaacttgagactataattgaaaatttatattcctacaagtatattttatttattgcgttATATTACGCTGAAATATTGttagtttttagaaagttttgaGGATTTCTCAATACATTAAGTTTTCAGATtcttagaacaaaattttattgaaaaattatgttctgtTATAAAAATGATAGTTAACAATTGATATTCTAAAtgctttatcattaaaattatgtgattaaaaataactcTGCAATCGAAAActttaatcaatattattaatttgaatttgttcTATAAATTTTGCTGAAGCTATTTGAGACtatttaaggaatatttattaaaaaaaaaagaagaaaactttcaaaagcaagagaaaaaatttatcaaggtttattgaaatgtttctagaaatattaattacctTCAATAAAACAAGTTCCTCAAAAATTTAGATATCGAAACAAGAACAAGAAACGAAAATTAAGAATGCAGTTGCCACTAATTCAAGCTATTTCATAACAGGAAATAAAAACgatattggttaaaaattagaaaaagtattCTCACAGTAAACAAAATGATATTTGTAAAGCTgataagcacttttttaaacatcgaaactaaattaaaataactctagttaaatattaaaatgcttaaatgaaGTGAAAAGAAGTAATGATTGAGTTTTAAGgatttgaaaaatggaataaacTGATTGAATAGTAGTCTTACAATATAGTAGATGCTGCCTATAATTTAAGTGCGAAAACTGAATGTTTCAGTTGATTCCTTCGTAATCGATACATTTacctaacataaaattaaaagtaaacaaaccTTAGAGAATTTCAATGCTGcgtatttatttccttttctaacagggattattaatttgaaattcctgTACAAACTTTATTATGCAGCTAACAAATATTACTGGGTTGGAAGAATTTGAGAGTAATGAGCTCTACAAACAGTTTTTAGCTGAAGATTTTGATTTGAAAGCTGTTACTTTTTCTGTTGTACAAAGTGCAGCCGTAGCAGAGCAACTAGCTAAATTAAGTGCTGGCATATCGTTACTTGACAAAGCACTTCATCACCAAGTTTCTAGTCATTATGAAGATCTTTTATACCAAGCAACTGAAATCGAAACGttagaaagtattttattgGTTGTGCATCACAAAATTGCTTCATTACTTTCGTCTGCTGATAAACTTCGTAGCAAAGTTGTGGAACCTTATGAAGAGATAGCTTCCTTAACCAGAAAATTACAGCGTCTTCACGTAGTTTGTGATCTTTTGAGACGTATTATACGCATTGTTCGGGTGTCTAAACGCCTTAAAAGCCATTTGAGTAAAGAACCCAAAGAATTTTCCAAAGCATCTAATTGCATAACTGAGTTAGAAAGCATTCTTAAGGAAGTTGATTTAACTGGATTAAGTGTTATCGAGTCTGAAatccaatattttaaagaagccAAAGTATTAGTGCAGAGTGAATTAAAATAGTTGTTCaggaaaaatacattattttgtgTGTCATATTGTTGCACTATTCTATTTGAAGTTAATAGTTTGATTTATAAACATGACCAttttatcaaatgttaaaatgggttttgaagttaaaataccAAGTGCAAACAGGTACAAATATGAAAGTATTCccgaatttttggtaaaaattctCTGTGCtgatcatttttttctgtgatgTTTCCAGAGGCCAAGTTCGTTGCCaaaaagttatagaatttttgttttgcgccctccaaatttttttaaattaataaaaacacattaaatcatttataattcatGTTGATTTatcaagcaaaattttaaatttttcaaattaatgaacACAAGGCTGGTTTTAGAAGAATTGAAGGAAATTTATTGCAGATCCAAAGAGCATCCAATTCTActctctaattaaaaaaaaaaaaattttaaattttcagtatttttaaatatatgaaattaattagatATCATTCTGATAATTTCCTTCTCAAACATGATGTattattaataagcattttgtcttttaaaacccTTTTCTGTAAACCTCAATTATATATTCTCtgcataattgtttttaaagcattttattttcaaaaaatacacaaCTCTTTATTTGGTTATAATAACTCTGAAGAAATGCTAtgacaaaattttatagaaGATGAAATCTGCTCAGAGAATATTTGGAAATCATAAATGTTTCTGTTATAGTGATTTTTCAAAGATCTTACAAAAGATTTGATTTGtacatattaaaatgaattgttaatTAATCTATCACTCACTCTATGTTATGTTGATATATTATGCAATAAATTGTATGtattaaatcttgtttttattattctaaggatattcaaagatttttttttgtatcaaggAACACTGAAACTGTCAAAAGTAGagggagaaaaattaaatatatacaaaaccaggggtctgtccaggccaaatttactaccgtttagcagtatcttcacaaattcaactttaggaaaaatggtagtttcacaGAATacttgatcttaaaattttatttttgtatcccgtaaaaaatgataaatccacatttttgtgttgattttttaatataatttttaattttcacaaattatgtctaaattttcacaaaaaactaGACAGACCTTTGAAAACTATGGGGTTCGAAGAACAAATCtagtgataaaaaatttgaaaaaaacatattcaaaataacaatGGTATAACATACTGGCAATCTATATCTTGCTTTTTCTATATTGgtctcatttaaaaatgtatattttatggtTGGAAGTAGCGCACTACAAGTAGTAAAATTACTGTAGTTGCTACTTTTTTCGTAGTTAGTAGTCtagtgcattattttttaaatgaagtggTGTAGTGAGGTGCAAATAAATAGCTTGTAGCAATTTTTGAAACTACTTTCAATGTTAGTTTCATTTAGAAACAAGGttccaacaaaaataattttctgaacatGATTATTACAAATCTTCACATGTCTGTCAATAAACACAAtgagccaaaaaaaaattgagccaATGAGccacaattaataaaaactatgacGGATGCTCCAAGCtgcaagttttttctttaaagtagtTAAGTTTATAATGATCAATAGTTTAACTAGTCTTTACGTATAAAACTTAGGCCATTCCTTTAAATGCAAATTCACACTCGtgaaatacttaaagaatatttgaggttattttaatagaaggaaacatattttctctgtaCTTAATTTCATAGAGGTAAGGAAACATAGAGAACATTTAACAAAATCGcagttttttattgatttataacatttaaagcTAAAGGTGAAAAGAAAACGCCGAAAAAGTTGAaggttaaaagaacaaattcataaaaaattatttagattaacaaatatttcttaataaatcctCATATTcggagatgattgtgctccggaaaaatcTGGATTTCCAGATTTTTCGTTAACCAAGATCCAGAAATCCAAGGTCcgaaagtttcaagaaatcattgatgaaatttatgtataaaaattcttgtatattttatttaaaaatattggagcTACAATTTATACTTAGTAtctgtaaatgttttttctggtagaataatatatggtgattagagataaaagtaaacttatacataattattaatttaaattatgctgtatACAATTTAGttagaatttcatgttgtgaaaatatcaatgatttaattttataacgacattaattttttgaaatgcaccattaatgattttactcaagaaattttcagaatttttgagttgggctcatgTTTAAATAAGTCACTTCTCTATTAAAAACCATATGAACAAGGTTGTAGAACAAGTTCTCCAACAAAGTTTGTCTCCTAAATATTGTGACTACATTTCAAAAGTAGTTTATTGTCActacgttttaaaaaaagtagtactAGTTaactacaaaagaaaatttaatttttctggcCGCTAGGTATATTGCAGAAAGATGAGACCGAATAGAAAATCAGATTGTTTCTATATGAAACGTAGAGCCAACGATAAAATTCAATCTACCAGATGATTAATGGGAAATCATTTTATTAGACAGGTTCTGTGCTTCTTCCAAGCCAATGGAGCACActctaaattgttttaatgagagttccttaacttttaaataacattgtcatacttaagttgaaaaaattaaattggctTCAACACCtggcaacatttttttttgcattttaacataataaagtTAGTGCTTCATAATTTAATGTAGACTTTTATTTACCCTGGAAAATGTTATATGATAATGTACCTTTTATATTccctcagtggactgatcgttaggccacggttcccagcagatcaccgttTCCCAGACCgacaccaatagcccattgtgcagctctagtgtgacgtaaatgaactacaacaaacTACCTTTAACATTGAGATGAAAAtccaattgaaatattttttgggaaTGTGAGAATCTAATGGATATCCATATGACATTTTAGATATGCCAGTTCAGTTTAAGTGGTCCTTAAGTATCTGAACATTACGattcaaatatcattattaaGCTTTGTAATATGTATTATTGTAGTTAGTTTTCTCCCtacaaaattagtttgaatattaaaaaccaaaattttaaaagaataaaggaTCATAATGTCATTTGAAGATTATGaactttatattgtatttatttggtATGTTGAAGGAAAGGGTTTTTGACACTTCTGTACACAGTGCTTTCATATAGAAAACACTATTTGTGCCAAACGACTTTTATTGAACTAACACATTTTCGATTCATAAATTCTTGAACTGTTTAACAGGCctgaacaattttaatttgagcAAGTTTGTGTAGTAGTTTCTCCTCAGTACacaactttttcattaaaaaacttgtgttaccaaaaaaagaaaaaaaagttcaataacaCCTTTAAGAAATCCCAACACTTGGTTAAGgcgatgtaaaataaattttataattaatttttattgccaaTTTGGCAGCAAAGAAtgtattgatttataataataaaattaaatatacgcATAAATAGCATTACAATTTAGCAATCTtgattttttgagatttttaatatagtacATTATTAAAAGGAAGTACCTTTGCAatctaaagattaaaattatcttaaggAGTTTCAATCTCGTAAATAGCACACCATCGGTGCATGGGGGCTTACGAGGTATGAGAGCGCATGCTCCTGAAAAAGCaccatataaattataataaaaataatttttcttattataagattttttttaattcactttaaaaatagtaacCCTTAATTAAACTTTGAATAGAAGTATTGTAAAATAGTGAGTTATTTTCTCATATTAttacgataaattttatttcaatgtgatACACCTTacaattgcatttattaattcattgttaattaaagtaatttcaattaaaatacataaattaatatgaaatgaatgaaataaatactcaaaGTTTCTTAATATAGTGGTTTTgtcattttgtaattaaaaaatttttccgtttatttataaatcttgcaAGGGGCGCACCCAAGTCTATCTACGCCACTGCGTGGTTCTCCGGTATTGCCTTTTTTATTCTGAGCATTATACGTGTGAATCgaagtattttaattgtatgtCATACAAATCCAATATTTCGATTATCCTAACCTCTTTTTATCGGAATATATCTGTTAACAgtagtcaattttaatttttttttcaactattgcactttttctcaatttcagaataacttaccattttaaaaagagtttaaaatctCATATTCTCAGtaactattcaactgatttaaaaattttgttttacaaaattatgtaatttaaaagaatgtgtATAAacctttgtaaattaaaatttaaataataataaaaaaaaattcttcattaaaaaaaaagcgattaagccgatttttttctttttcttttataagcaTAGTTTAGCATGTTGTAAAAACGGTcttgttttacattttcataaacttGCAGATTATTGttaaatcaacaataaataattatgagagataaagaaattttagatcCACGTATTTAGTTCTTAAGAGATAGTGAAAACGACATAAAGTAGGACCCAACTCTCAGTTAACAGTTTGGGAtcatattttcgaaattaaggtattcagaaaaaaatatgtatgtatattttgtgtgcaattttacaacttaatcaatatgtaatattaattaattagaatattttagatATGCTCTTTCGTCATTAAGACTTCaatgttttgagaaaaagaagttaaaataattctaaggatttttttaaaatttgtcccaacacttttagagaaaaatatttgaagaaataatctcatcttgaaatttttaaaattccaagttctagaattttaaagtataactgtcgttttttttttctatgtgaaAATACAGAAAGGGTTACATTTCGACACTATGACTAGCTCTACAAATAtatgtgaaattaatattttccaaatatgaATGTTCTGTAATTAATTGCtgtaagtcccgcagtggactgatcctTAAGACTAgcttcccagcagatcaccgaagtcaagcatcactggctttagtcagtgtgcgggtggtaGACCACTTAGATTAGTCTGCGTAgtgaccgagggtgcgcggtattgatcctcgttaaactgttctaccgtaaagtgctcgacttcgcgtgcaggtcgtcaggctGCCGAAgtggggtgccatcccctctgcagaggatgaaaattttgattgcatgtcttcggatcatcctcagggatgtttcccagaccgtcgccaatagcccattgtgctgctctagtgtgacgtaaatgaactacaacaacaatagttgctatgaaaataaataaaaagtatatatatcgaattttttttttcaaaatgaaggtgcatttatagttaaaaatattacattttgtttgatttcagcctaaatttcaaataaattttgatttcatttctgttcaatgaattttttatattgcaagTGATActgtaaactgttttttttctttcggttTATCAGTCTTATcccttaagaatttaaattatattttctcaaGCAGGGTCGCTAATTGTTTCAatcgtttaaattttctaatttttacaaCTTTCGCGTGTTGTACTtcagtagttcttttatactagaaattttgaataattcacTAATGTCTGTAAAGTTTTCATGGAATCCTATAAGCGTTGATAGAGACCATTTTCTTGCTAGCATTTTAGCCGCCGGAGATAATCACGAGCAAAACAATTGCTTCTGAATCCTTTCTtatcatttagttttaatatgtcacgcaaaatgaaagaataacTCTTACGTCTAGATTAAATGACTCTATCATCGTCTATATTTGGATCTTTTAATTTCGCGATAAAGCATCCCTTCAAATGATGATCAACGCCGAGATTATAGTTAATCTATTCAGTTCTTATCACTTTTGTTCAAAGTTTGCGATAACCCTCTGGATTTTCAGAAAAGTATCATGCCACCAACACTCGAACTCCCACTTCCGTTGGAATTCTAGAGGAAGAAtcgtaattgaattttttcgaataaaaaattttaaaaaagaggacatttttattaattattaaaataatgttaggGAGGTATCATCTTGTTGCCGTGACGCACTTTATTTGCGTCGCACTGGTATTAAAGACACTTGGTGTTATTTTACCGTGTTGTGTCACTTGTTTTTATTCGTccacttttaactttttgttttatctgtTGGTGGCTGGGTATACGTTTCGGTTCACTAAGAGGAGACATCTGAATGAAAAATTGCAACCGGAAAATAGAGCTGTTCTGATCACAGGTAAGGTGAATAAAGCTGCGAATTTTTAcgctttattcacatttttttttctttgcaagtGGGTTAATTTATTGATGTAGCTGCCAACTTTTAAGCTTTTTGcaaaatcattcaaatatttctctttGACATTTAATAACAGTTGACAGAGAGCTGTCAGGGaagggtgcatagcgtttttaaaaagtgcttaaaggtgcttatttttgattaacatttttaaaggtactttttttattcgggatttgtaaaaagtccttaattttcgATCttttgaaacgaaattttttctCCGATTGTccttctaaattacaaaaaatgcatgattttcacgattttctctgaaatatttatcagaaactaattattttatcatgatt from Parasteatoda tepidariorum isolate YZ-2023 chromosome 2, CAS_Ptep_4.0, whole genome shotgun sequence includes:
- the LOC107452742 gene encoding conserved oligomeric Golgi complex subunit 5, with amino-acid sequence MQLTNITGLEEFESNELYKQFLAEDFDLKAVTFSVVQSAAVAEQLAKLSAGISLLDKALHHQVSSHYEDLLYQATEIETLESILLVVHHKIASLLSSADKLRSKVVEPYEEIASLTRKLQRLHVVCDLLRRIIRIVRVSKRLKSHLSKEPKEFSKASNCITELESILKEVDLTGLSVIESEIQYFKEAKVLVQSELK